TTGGAGAATGGCTAACCCGTTGAGCATGGCTAATTGCGCAGCGGCAGCCCCTTCCTCTACGGTCAGCTCTCGCCCGAGTTTTCCAGGCTGCACAATTACCCCGTCACGAAAAGGCAGCACCCCACTCACAAAGATTAGGTCTCCTGCCTGACGAGCCGGAACATATGACCCGACAGGACAAGGGGCCGCCGGCAGCTTTAACCCCAATCGGCTTAATGCTTCATGAACACCCATAGTGACGCAACTACTCACTTAGGAAGCACGCTTACTCATCGATCGTCGTTGATAAAGATCTACCGCCTTATTATGATCCGCTAATGTCACAGAAAATTGATGACTCCCATCGTTCCGTGCCACAAAATAGACAAA
Above is a window of Nitrospiraceae bacterium DNA encoding:
- a CDS encoding RidA family protein, whose protein sequence is MGVHEALSRLGLKLPAAPCPVGSYVPARQAGDLIFVSGVLPFRDGVIVQPGKLGRELTVEEGAAAAQLAMLNGLAILQEMMGDFACLKQVVRLTGHVASVEGFVDQPAVINGASDLLVKLFGDAGRHARLALGAFELPLHAPIELELIVQVSPP